From Draconibacterium halophilum, one genomic window encodes:
- a CDS encoding serine hydrolase domain-containing protein — protein sequence MKRRIYFVVVVVGLAILAFKLQSFVSTDKAETQETQEVAVVEPVYNPVVEIENTLTRFDSLLDQNLKESGTVGAALVITYKGKIALVKCFGVRKAGEKNRVDANTVFRLASVSKTVTGVLAGILDEENIVKLDDRIIDYLPNFKLKNADYTNQLTVRHLLSHTSGLIPHAYDLMVEDKVPLEKIIERLDQVDLTAAPGKLYGYQNVVYSIYDPITCAKTHQSFESVMKEKVFQPFGMADASVNFKDFENNHNKAYPHYNRGHNRYSPMRLNDRYYTTAPAAGVNASISDLGNFLCALTDDNSEIFDIKARETVFTPQVNSPLKRTYFRSWGRDVKSKRYSIGWRIIDYKGREIAYHGGYVLGYKAEIAVCDQEDIGIAILSNSPNSATAKNIPTFLNMLFDYKDSMALQEEQKDDSSQNKS from the coding sequence TTGAAGAGAAGAATTTACTTTGTTGTAGTGGTAGTTGGGTTGGCAATTCTGGCTTTCAAATTACAGTCATTCGTTAGTACAGATAAGGCTGAAACACAAGAAACACAAGAGGTTGCTGTTGTTGAGCCGGTATACAATCCCGTTGTTGAAATTGAGAATACACTTACACGTTTTGATAGTTTACTGGATCAAAATTTAAAAGAATCCGGAACAGTTGGAGCTGCACTTGTTATTACCTACAAAGGCAAAATTGCCCTGGTAAAATGTTTTGGGGTTCGAAAAGCCGGAGAAAAAAACCGGGTTGACGCAAATACTGTATTTCGCCTGGCTTCCGTTTCAAAAACAGTAACAGGTGTTTTGGCAGGTATTCTTGATGAAGAAAACATTGTAAAGCTGGATGACCGAATTATTGATTACCTCCCAAATTTCAAACTAAAAAATGCTGATTACACCAACCAACTTACTGTTCGTCATTTACTGAGTCACACATCAGGGTTAATTCCACATGCGTATGATCTGATGGTAGAAGACAAAGTGCCGTTGGAAAAAATTATTGAGCGATTAGACCAGGTTGATCTCACAGCAGCACCGGGAAAACTCTATGGCTACCAGAACGTAGTTTACAGTATTTATGATCCAATAACCTGCGCAAAAACGCACCAATCGTTTGAATCGGTGATGAAAGAAAAGGTATTCCAACCTTTTGGGATGGCTGATGCTTCAGTAAATTTTAAAGATTTTGAAAACAACCACAACAAGGCTTATCCACATTACAACCGAGGTCACAACCGTTACAGTCCAATGCGCCTGAATGATCGGTATTACACAACTGCTCCGGCAGCCGGCGTTAACGCCAGCATATCAGATCTTGGAAATTTTCTGTGTGCTTTAACGGATGATAATTCAGAAATATTTGATATAAAAGCACGAGAAACAGTTTTTACTCCGCAAGTAAATTCGCCCTTAAAACGCACCTATTTCAGAAGCTGGGGACGCGATGTAAAATCAAAACGCTATTCTATCGGGTGGAGAATTATAGATTACAAAGGGCGCGAAATTGCCTACCACGGTGGTTACGTTTTGGGCTACAAAGCTGAAATTGCCGTTTGCGACCAGGAAGATATTGGTATTGCCATTTTGAGTAACTCACCAAACAGTGCCACTGCCAAAAACATCCCCACATTCCTGAATATGTTGTTCGATTACAAAGACAGCATGGCCTTACAAGAAGAACAAAAAGACGATTCTTCGCAAAACAAATCGTAA